A section of the Chloroflexota bacterium genome encodes:
- a CDS encoding virulence RhuM family protein, translated as MIPHESEFLLYQTEDGRGRVEVRFVGETAWLSLGQIAELFQRHKSVISRHIKNVFAEGELRREAVVARFATTGPDGKTYQVEYFDLDVIISVGYRVKSQRGTQFRVWATQRLHEYVVKGFTMDDARLKNPPGPGVPDYFDELLARIRDIRSSEKVFWRKVLQIYATSIDYDPSAEASQRFFATVQNKMHWAAHGHTAAEVIAARADAGKPNMGLSTWAGAVPRKTDVTVAKNYLAADELDALNRIVSAYLEFAELQALGRRPMHMADWITKLDDFLRLGERDILEHAGEVSHDVAVARAESEYERFSVDRASLPSPVEQDFDESVQAVKEIESRRMPQGKRSRKG; from the coding sequence ATGATCCCGCATGAATCCGAGTTCCTGCTCTACCAGACCGAGGATGGGCGCGGGCGAGTCGAGGTGCGCTTCGTTGGGGAGACCGCATGGCTGTCCCTCGGGCAGATAGCCGAGCTCTTCCAGCGCCACAAGTCGGTGATCTCGCGGCACATCAAGAACGTCTTCGCTGAGGGCGAACTCAGGCGTGAAGCAGTTGTTGCACGTTTTGCAACAACTGGTCCCGACGGGAAGACCTACCAGGTCGAGTACTTCGATCTCGACGTGATCATTTCGGTCGGCTATCGCGTGAAGTCCCAACGCGGCACGCAGTTCCGCGTTTGGGCGACACAGCGCCTGCATGAATACGTCGTCAAGGGCTTCACGATGGACGACGCGCGCCTCAAGAACCCGCCCGGGCCGGGCGTTCCGGACTACTTCGACGAGCTGCTCGCGCGCATCCGCGACATCCGCTCGTCGGAGAAGGTCTTCTGGCGCAAGGTGCTCCAGATCTATGCCACGAGCATCGACTACGACCCCAGCGCCGAAGCCTCGCAGCGCTTCTTCGCCACGGTCCAGAACAAGATGCACTGGGCGGCGCACGGCCATACCGCCGCGGAGGTCATCGCCGCCCGCGCTGACGCCGGCAAGCCGAACATGGGCTTGTCGACCTGGGCCGGCGCCGTTCCCCGAAAGACCGACGTCACCGTCGCCAAGAACTACCTCGCAGCGGATGAACTCGACGCGCTGAACCGGATCGTGAGCGCCTATCTCGAGTTCGCAGAGTTGCAGGCGCTCGGCCGGCGGCCCATGCACATGGCCGACTGGATCACCAAGCTCGACGACTTCCTGCGCCTCGGCGAGCGGGACATCCTCGAGCACGCCGGCGAGGTGTCGCACGACGTCGCAGTGGCACGGGCGGAGTCCGAATACGAACGCTTCTCGGTAGATCGCGCGTCGCTTCCGTCACCCGTCGAGCAGGACTTCGACGAGTCGGTTCAGGCGGTCAAGGAGATCGAGAGCCGCCGGATGCCGCAGGGCAAGCGGAGCCGGAAGGGGTGA
- a CDS encoding restriction endonuclease subunit S, translating to MAADWQEVTVADIASAGRNALVGGPFGSDLVSRDYVDHGVPVIRGQNMGGRWVAGDCAFVTPEKAASLAANTARAGDIVFTQRGTLGQVCLVPDAPFDRYLVSQSQMKLTVNRELADPLFFYYVFRDIEQQDYIRRNSIQTGVPHTNLGILRATPVPLPPIAEQRAIAHILGTLDDKIELNRRMTETLEAIARALFKSWFVDFDPVRAKSEGRDPGLPPHLADLFPDSFEDSELGEIPAEWRAGPIYDIADFVYGAPFASAKFNTEHIGVPLIRIRDLTTETPAVWTQEVHPKGHLVRPGDIVVGMDGEFRAHLWGGAQAWLNQRVCVAVPKPGYSAAFVHSSLTEPLRRVEATETATTVIHLGKYDIDRFAVVVPTHAVVGAFNRTCQVMNDRIVASKAQSRALAALRDALLPRLISGALRVKDAERITEVA from the coding sequence ATGGCGGCTGACTGGCAGGAAGTGACCGTCGCCGACATCGCGTCTGCCGGGCGAAACGCTTTGGTGGGCGGTCCGTTCGGATCGGACCTCGTCTCACGCGATTACGTGGACCATGGCGTCCCTGTAATCCGGGGCCAGAACATGGGGGGTCGCTGGGTGGCCGGCGACTGCGCGTTCGTCACCCCGGAGAAGGCCGCGTCGCTTGCGGCGAACACCGCTCGGGCCGGAGACATCGTGTTCACCCAGCGCGGCACACTTGGCCAAGTCTGCCTCGTTCCGGATGCCCCTTTCGACCGCTACCTCGTGTCTCAAAGCCAGATGAAGCTCACGGTCAACCGTGAGCTTGCCGACCCGCTCTTCTTCTACTACGTGTTCCGCGACATCGAGCAGCAGGATTACATTCGTCGAAACTCGATCCAGACTGGCGTGCCGCACACCAACCTCGGCATCCTGCGCGCGACGCCCGTTCCGCTTCCGCCCATCGCCGAGCAGCGTGCAATCGCCCACATCCTCGGCACCCTGGACGACAAGATCGAGCTGAACCGCCGGATGACCGAGACCCTGGAGGCGATCGCGCGAGCCCTCTTCAAGTCCTGGTTCGTCGACTTCGACCCCGTCCGCGCCAAGTCCGAAGGCCGCGACCCTGGCCTGCCGCCCCACCTCGCCGATCTGTTCCCGGATTCGTTCGAGGACTCGGAGCTGGGCGAAATTCCAGCTGAGTGGAGAGCAGGCCCCATCTACGACATCGCCGACTTTGTTTACGGTGCGCCATTCGCTTCGGCGAAGTTCAACACTGAGCACATCGGGGTTCCGCTAATTCGAATTCGCGACTTGACTACTGAGACTCCCGCGGTGTGGACCCAAGAGGTTCACCCGAAGGGTCATCTGGTGCGGCCGGGAGACATCGTGGTCGGAATGGACGGGGAATTTCGCGCTCACCTTTGGGGAGGAGCTCAGGCGTGGCTCAATCAGCGTGTCTGCGTTGCCGTCCCCAAGCCCGGATACTCGGCCGCCTTCGTCCACTCCAGCCTTACCGAGCCCCTGCGCCGGGTAGAGGCGACCGAGACTGCGACCACCGTCATCCACCTTGGGAAGTACGACATCGATCGCTTCGCAGTCGTCGTTCCTACCCACGCGGTCGTTGGCGCGTTCAACCGAACTTGCCAGGTCATGAACGACAGGATCGTTGCGAGCAAGGCGCAGTCACGCGCACTCGCCGCCCTTCGTGACGCGCTCCTGCCCAGACTCATATCCGGCGCGCTGCGGGTGAAGGACGCCGAACGGATCACCGAGGTCGCCTAG
- a CDS encoding DUF86 domain-containing protein — protein sequence MTKDPRVYLAHILECVQKIELFTADGKGRFMRDGMVQDAVMRNFEIIGEAAKRLDDSYRTAHPEIPWRALAGLRDVLIHQYEGVDPERVWTIVERELPNLCEAIAALLPPLDQLERELAGEEDAPEQDR from the coding sequence GTGACGAAGGACCCACGCGTCTACCTCGCTCACATCCTTGAGTGCGTCCAGAAGATCGAGCTGTTCACGGCGGACGGGAAGGGCCGCTTCATGCGTGACGGGATGGTCCAGGACGCCGTGATGCGGAACTTCGAGATCATCGGCGAAGCGGCCAAGCGCCTTGATGACAGCTACCGAACCGCCCATCCGGAGATACCCTGGCGAGCCCTTGCCGGATTACGCGACGTCCTCATCCACCAGTACGAGGGAGTTGATCCCGAGCGTGTCTGGACGATCGTGGAACGGGAGTTGCCGAATCTCTGCGAAGCGATCGCCGCCCTCCTGCCGCCGCTCGATCAGCTGGAACGCGAGCTCGCCGGCGAAGAGGACGCGCCAGAGCAGGATCGATGA
- a CDS encoding nucleotidyltransferase family protein: MTTEQLVKSKREEILRVAAEHGAHNVRVFGSVARGEAGEESDIDLLVDMEPGRSGLEQAGLILDLEALLGRKVDVVTDGGIYWLLRRRILKEARPL; this comes from the coding sequence ATGACGACTGAGCAACTCGTGAAGAGCAAGCGCGAGGAAATCCTCCGTGTTGCCGCTGAACACGGCGCGCACAACGTTCGCGTGTTCGGCTCCGTGGCGCGCGGCGAAGCTGGCGAGGAAAGTGACATCGACCTGCTCGTCGATATGGAGCCTGGTCGGAGCGGGCTGGAGCAGGCCGGGCTCATCCTCGACCTCGAAGCACTCCTCGGACGCAAGGTGGACGTCGTGACGGATGGCGGCATCTACTGGCTACTGCGCCGCCGGATCCTGAAGGAGGCGCGCCCGCTGTGA
- a CDS encoding SAM-dependent DNA methyltransferase — protein sequence MVARTARAKSDAGANGGFEAKLWQTADALRNNMDAAEYKHVVLGLIFLKYISDAFEAKHAELVAELEADRAAGADPEDADEYRAASIFWVPKEARWSHLRASAPQPTIGTLVDDAMTAIERDNPTLKGVLPKDYARPGLDKARLGQLINLVSDIALGAPADRAKDTLGRVYEYFLAQFASAEGKKGGQFYTPSHVVRILVEMLAPYKGRVYDPCCGSGGMFVSSEKFIEAHQGQLGDISIYGQESNYTTWRLAKMNLAIRGIDAQIAHGDTFHNDRHPDLKADWVLANPPFNDSDWRGELLRDDRRWAYGTPPAGNANFAWVQQFISHLAPTGIAGFVLANGSMSTNQSGEGEIRRAIIEADLVDAMVALPGQLFYSTQIPVCLWFLARDRRNGRFRDRRGETLFIDARKMGTLVDRTHRELTDADVATIAGTYHAWRGDEGAGEYADVPGFCRATTIDEIRKHGHVLTPGRYVGAADVEEDAEPFDEKMSRLTATLGEQRAEAARLDDTIRRNLKALGYDD from the coding sequence ATCGTGGCGAGAACCGCGCGAGCGAAAAGCGACGCCGGTGCCAACGGCGGCTTCGAGGCGAAGCTCTGGCAGACGGCCGACGCCCTCCGCAACAACATGGACGCCGCCGAGTACAAGCACGTCGTCCTGGGGCTGATCTTCCTCAAGTACATCAGCGACGCATTCGAGGCCAAGCACGCCGAGCTCGTCGCCGAGCTCGAGGCCGACCGAGCTGCGGGCGCCGACCCAGAAGACGCCGACGAGTACCGTGCCGCGAGCATCTTCTGGGTGCCCAAGGAAGCCCGCTGGTCGCACCTGCGGGCCAGCGCCCCGCAGCCCACGATCGGCACGCTCGTCGACGACGCGATGACCGCGATCGAGCGGGACAACCCGACGCTCAAGGGCGTGCTACCCAAGGACTACGCCCGGCCCGGCCTCGACAAGGCACGCCTCGGCCAGCTCATCAACCTCGTCAGCGACATCGCCCTCGGTGCTCCCGCGGATCGGGCGAAGGACACGCTCGGTCGGGTCTACGAGTACTTCCTCGCCCAGTTCGCGAGCGCCGAGGGCAAGAAGGGCGGCCAGTTCTACACGCCCTCCCACGTCGTCCGGATCCTCGTCGAGATGCTCGCGCCGTACAAAGGCCGCGTCTACGACCCGTGCTGCGGCTCGGGCGGGATGTTCGTCAGTTCCGAGAAGTTCATCGAGGCCCACCAGGGCCAGCTCGGCGACATCAGCATTTATGGCCAGGAGTCGAACTACACGACCTGGCGCCTCGCCAAGATGAACCTCGCGATCCGCGGCATCGACGCCCAGATCGCCCACGGCGACACGTTCCACAACGATCGCCACCCCGACCTCAAGGCTGACTGGGTCCTGGCCAATCCGCCGTTCAACGACAGCGACTGGCGGGGCGAGCTCCTCCGCGACGATCGGCGCTGGGCCTATGGCACCCCACCGGCGGGCAACGCCAACTTCGCCTGGGTCCAGCAGTTCATCAGCCATCTGGCGCCGACCGGGATCGCCGGCTTCGTCCTCGCCAACGGCTCGATGTCGACGAACCAGTCGGGCGAGGGCGAGATCCGCCGAGCGATCATCGAGGCGGACCTCGTCGACGCCATGGTGGCCCTGCCGGGCCAGCTCTTCTACTCGACCCAGATCCCGGTCTGCCTGTGGTTCCTCGCCCGCGATCGGCGCAACGGCCGTTTCCGCGACCGCCGCGGCGAGACCCTCTTCATCGACGCCCGCAAGATGGGCACCCTGGTCGATCGGACGCACCGCGAGCTCACCGACGCCGACGTCGCGACCATCGCCGGCACCTATCACGCCTGGCGCGGCGATGAGGGCGCGGGCGAGTATGCCGACGTGCCCGGCTTCTGTCGGGCGACGACGATCGACGAGATTCGCAAGCACGGCCATGTGCTCACGCCCGGCCGCTATGTCGGTGCGGCGGATGTCGAGGAGGACGCCGAGCCCTTCGACGAGAAGATGAGCCGCCTGACCGCGACGCTGGGGGAGCAGCGGGCGGAGGCCGCCCGGCTGGACGATACGATACGGCGAAACCTGAAGGCGCTGGGATATGACGACTGA
- a CDS encoding AAA family ATPase produces the protein MRILRIALRNYRGVSDRTVEFAPGGVTIVEGPNEIGKSSIAEAIDRIIEDLDSTSKQRIQAVKPVDRDVGPEVTIEAETGPYAFRYKKRFLRDRVTELEITRPRPENHTGREAHERVQAILSETVDMALWKALRMQQGDVVGQAPLADQTSLSAALDRSAGESPAGDEEVTLFGLAHAEYLQYWTETGRRKQVVAEMERTIEGAAQRIAGIEDAIRAIEADVEASVRLEGEARRLVERGAEQRSRLGEHQARVDALAKLEAGVATIQAKFGSAQLAANETRRVGKARQDAISAVATAKSDQERLDAAVREDGPQLEVAQARVAAADTAVAAARLEREVARALADERQARLSQLRDAADLASLLERSERVKAALVALEAAAADAALPVDTALLASIREQHRTVELARARLEATRPLVRVEAFTDLVGLVDGLELKLPAGTRLERRVDQSIEITLPDMASVSVEVGAAGDMTSTELEAAEGQLGDLLRAAGATDLAEAERLHWSREDAGRTVTEQKRGLRENLRDLTLEALEERIASLRGRMPEAEESHTGAGNEDDVRRSAEEAQRALSETEPSARAAEQEWEGARTRLAEIEIARSERNTELRLATEEFERREAALAAERAAASDESLAKSLRMAEGAEETLGAELDGAKTELAREGADQAREMLDNARRALERVDAETRQVQDELLQVTTRLRDHGEDGLAEDLQEAQADKDQAEPDLRRYQAHAAARKLLFETLRSEREAARRSYVAPLRREIENLGKIVFGPDFAVELDDLNLSVVSRTLQGRTIPYGSLSVGAQEQIALISRLACATIVAPDGGVPVILDDALGNSDPQRLEAMGAVLAVAGRQSQIIVLTCQPDRYEHVGGAHVVRLS, from the coding sequence ATGAGGATCCTCAGGATCGCGCTCCGCAACTATCGCGGTGTCAGTGATCGCACGGTGGAGTTCGCTCCCGGCGGCGTCACGATCGTCGAAGGGCCGAACGAGATCGGCAAGTCGAGCATCGCCGAAGCCATCGACCGCATCATCGAAGACCTGGACTCGACGTCCAAACAGCGAATCCAGGCGGTCAAGCCCGTCGACCGGGATGTTGGACCCGAGGTCACGATCGAGGCCGAAACCGGTCCGTACGCCTTTCGCTACAAGAAGCGGTTCCTCCGAGACCGGGTCACGGAACTGGAGATCACTCGGCCGCGGCCGGAGAACCACACCGGCCGAGAGGCGCACGAGCGAGTCCAGGCCATCCTGTCGGAGACCGTGGACATGGCCCTATGGAAAGCGCTGCGCATGCAGCAGGGAGACGTCGTCGGGCAGGCTCCGCTCGCCGACCAGACCTCGCTGTCCGCCGCCCTGGATCGCTCAGCGGGGGAGTCGCCCGCCGGCGACGAGGAGGTGACGCTGTTCGGGCTTGCCCACGCCGAGTACCTGCAGTACTGGACGGAGACCGGTCGGCGAAAGCAAGTGGTCGCAGAGATGGAGCGAACGATCGAAGGTGCAGCGCAGAGGATCGCCGGGATCGAGGACGCCATCCGGGCGATCGAGGCCGACGTCGAGGCAAGCGTCCGCCTGGAGGGTGAGGCGCGTCGACTGGTCGAGCGAGGGGCCGAGCAACGGTCGAGACTAGGCGAACACCAGGCGCGCGTCGACGCGCTTGCGAAGCTCGAGGCCGGGGTCGCGACGATCCAGGCCAAATTCGGCTCGGCGCAGCTCGCAGCCAATGAGACCAGGCGCGTCGGGAAGGCGCGCCAGGACGCGATCTCGGCCGTCGCGACCGCCAAGTCCGACCAGGAACGACTCGACGCTGCGGTACGGGAAGACGGCCCGCAGCTCGAGGTCGCCCAGGCCCGTGTCGCAGCCGCCGACACGGCGGTGGCCGCAGCCCGGCTGGAGCGAGAGGTGGCGAGGGCCCTGGCCGACGAGCGCCAGGCTCGTCTCTCACAGCTGCGGGACGCAGCCGATCTGGCATCACTGCTGGAACGCAGCGAGCGCGTCAAGGCGGCCCTCGTCGCGCTGGAGGCGGCCGCGGCGGACGCCGCACTCCCGGTTGACACGGCGCTCCTGGCATCCATCCGGGAGCAGCATCGGACCGTCGAGCTTGCACGCGCTCGGCTCGAGGCGACCCGCCCGCTCGTCCGCGTGGAGGCGTTCACTGATCTAGTCGGCCTCGTTGACGGACTCGAGTTGAAACTGCCCGCGGGCACCCGGCTGGAACGTCGCGTGGATCAGTCGATCGAGATCACTCTTCCCGACATGGCGTCCGTCTCGGTCGAGGTGGGAGCAGCGGGCGACATGACCAGCACGGAGCTCGAGGCGGCCGAGGGCCAGCTGGGGGATCTACTCCGGGCAGCAGGTGCAACGGATCTCGCAGAAGCAGAGCGCCTGCATTGGTCGCGTGAGGACGCGGGCCGGACGGTGACGGAGCAGAAGCGTGGCTTGCGAGAGAACCTTCGCGATCTCACGTTGGAAGCTCTCGAGGAGCGGATCGCAAGCCTGCGCGGGCGGATGCCAGAGGCCGAGGAGTCACACACCGGCGCCGGAAACGAGGATGACGTCCGCCGTTCCGCGGAAGAGGCCCAACGGGCCCTCAGCGAGACAGAGCCGTCCGCCAGGGCCGCCGAACAGGAGTGGGAAGGGGCACGTACGAGACTCGCTGAGATCGAGATCGCTCGCAGCGAGCGCAACACTGAGCTTCGACTGGCGACAGAGGAATTCGAACGACGCGAGGCCGCGCTTGCCGCGGAGCGCGCCGCGGCCTCGGACGAGTCCCTTGCGAAGAGTCTGCGGATGGCCGAGGGAGCCGAGGAAACTCTCGGGGCGGAGCTCGATGGAGCCAAGACCGAACTGGCACGAGAGGGCGCGGACCAGGCTCGCGAGATGCTCGACAATGCCAGGCGGGCCCTGGAGCGCGTGGATGCCGAGACCAGGCAGGTCCAGGACGAGTTGCTGCAAGTCACGACCAGGCTCCGCGACCACGGCGAGGACGGTCTCGCCGAGGATCTCCAGGAAGCGCAGGCGGACAAGGACCAGGCCGAGCCCGATCTGCGACGCTACCAGGCCCACGCGGCGGCCCGGAAGCTGCTCTTCGAGACGCTCCGCTCGGAACGCGAAGCGGCCCGGCGATCCTATGTGGCGCCGCTCCGGCGAGAGATCGAGAACCTCGGGAAGATCGTGTTTGGCCCCGACTTTGCGGTGGAGCTCGACGACCTGAACCTGTCGGTCGTCAGTCGAACGCTCCAGGGTCGGACGATCCCGTACGGGAGTCTGAGCGTCGGCGCCCAAGAGCAGATCGCGCTGATCTCGAGGCTCGCGTGCGCGACGATCGTGGCTCCTGATGGCGGTGTCCCCGTCATCCTTGACGACGCGCTTGGGAACTCAGACCCGCAGCGCCTCGAAGCCATGGGGGCTGTCCTGGCCGTCGCGGGGCGCCAGAGCCAGATCATCGTCCTCACCTGCCAGCCGGACCGGTACGAACACGTCGGAGGGGCACACGTCGTGCGGCTGTCCTGA
- a CDS encoding metallophosphoesterase produces the protein MTRRFLDDDAQARYAQARIDGLSAIGRIADAEKAEFVVVAGDVFETNRVRPRTVGRALQAMASIPVRVFLLPGNHDPLDAATVYRSPTFLRSVPPNVVVLDHSHPVDVRDGVQVVGAPWTTKRPLLDLVAAACDPLVADPALVRILVGHGAVDCWGEFHDPSTIRLAAAEAAIADGKVQYIALGDRHSTTQVGETGRIWYAGAPEPTAHDETDAGNVLLVELGDGTCTVTSRPSGTWRFVGETLELDAASGPETLLDRLDRLPAKDRSIVRLTLLGVLSLTQYTRLQEIIEEAREVFGSIEEWEPTSRLLVRPEDDDFADLGLSGFAKNAVARLRAEAASGGPDAETARDALSLLVRLVHAHGAGA, from the coding sequence ATGACCCGGCGCTTTCTCGATGACGACGCGCAGGCGAGGTATGCCCAAGCGCGGATCGATGGCCTGTCCGCGATCGGCCGGATCGCGGACGCCGAGAAGGCTGAGTTCGTGGTGGTGGCAGGGGACGTCTTTGAAACGAACCGGGTCCGACCGAGGACCGTCGGCCGAGCCCTGCAGGCGATGGCCTCAATCCCGGTACGGGTCTTCCTCCTTCCGGGCAACCACGACCCGCTTGATGCTGCGACGGTGTACCGCTCGCCCACGTTCCTCCGCTCGGTGCCTCCGAACGTCGTCGTCCTCGACCATTCCCACCCGGTCGACGTTCGAGATGGCGTCCAGGTCGTCGGGGCACCGTGGACGACGAAACGGCCGCTGCTCGATCTGGTCGCCGCGGCGTGCGATCCGCTGGTCGCCGATCCAGCCCTCGTGCGGATCCTCGTCGGCCACGGGGCCGTGGACTGCTGGGGCGAGTTCCACGATCCTTCGACGATCCGCCTGGCCGCCGCCGAGGCTGCGATCGCCGACGGCAAGGTCCAATACATCGCCCTCGGCGACCGCCATTCGACGACGCAGGTCGGTGAGACAGGGAGGATCTGGTACGCGGGTGCACCGGAACCGACCGCCCATGACGAGACTGACGCGGGGAATGTCCTGCTCGTCGAATTGGGGGACGGCACCTGCACGGTGACCTCACGACCGAGCGGGACGTGGCGGTTCGTGGGCGAAACGCTGGAGCTCGACGCGGCGTCGGGCCCTGAAACGCTTCTCGACCGGCTCGACCGTCTGCCGGCCAAGGATCGGTCGATCGTCCGGTTGACCCTGCTGGGCGTGCTCTCGCTGACGCAGTACACGCGGCTCCAGGAGATCATCGAGGAGGCGCGCGAGGTCTTCGGATCGATTGAGGAGTGGGAGCCCACAAGCCGGTTGCTCGTCCGCCCCGAGGACGACGACTTCGCCGACCTTGGCCTCAGTGGCTTCGCCAAGAACGCCGTCGCTCGACTTCGGGCCGAGGCCGCTAGCGGCGGCCCCGATGCCGAGACGGCCCGTGACGCGCTGTCGCTCCTGGTCCGTCTCGTGCACGCACATGGGGCGGGCGCATGA